AATGCTTTTGATGCTTTAGCCATGTCTGAGAGGGAAGACAAGAGTTTATTTATCAGCTTACACCAAGACGAGGAGAGCCTATCTTTAATGGTAGAAGACAATGGATTTGGAATGGATGAGAGTACCCAAGCCCGTGTGTTTGAACGAGGATTTACTACCAAATTTGAGCACAATCAGGGATTAGGACTATATTTGGTAAAAACACTGGTCACAAAAGGGCGCGGCGACATTTCAATTGACTCTGCACCGGGATATGGAACTACCTTTTTGATTCAGCTTCCTATGAAAGGAGAAAAGTAAGTATGTTTCGAGTCATTATTATCGAGGACGATCCCATGGTTCAGGAATTGCATCGCCTATTTATCCAGCAAGTAGAGGGATTTACGGTTATAGGGGTAGCTTCTAATGGATCAGAAGGACTTTCCATGATTAAAGAGCTACAGCCAGATTTGGCTATCATGGATATTTTCATGCCTTCCCAAAATGGTATAGAGACGATAAAACAATTGCGAAGTGGCGATAATCCAGTAGAGATAATCGTAATTACTGCCGCTAAAGACATGGAGACCATCCAGACCATGATTCGCCATGGTGCATTTGACTATATTATGAAACCGTTTAAATTTGAGCGTATAAAGCAAGCGCTGGATAATTTTCGTAAATATGCGAAACAGACAGGCGAACAATCCACAATGTCGCAATCGGAACTAGATTCACTTCTATTTGGGCAAACCACTAGACAGGAGCATCAGCAGCAAGAATTACCAAAAGGCTTAAATACGCTTACAATGCAACAAATTAAACAATTCATGGTTGAGCAAAAGCAGTCCATGTCAGCTGAGGAGGTAGCGGAGCATGTTGGCCTTGCACGTGTCACAGCAAGGCGTTACCTCGAGCATTTAGAACGTATTCAAATGGTGGAACGTGATGTGCAATATGGTGGGGTTGGCAGACCTGTTAATCGCTATTTAATTAAGAAATAGGAAGCATGAGTGGACAAAAGCTTGTATCTTGTATTCCTGTAGTCAAACACAATTATATGGAGTCATTATCGCTAGAGAATATTTTTTTTGGTACAATATAAAAATATGTGCGAACTTATGCTATGATATACAAATTACACAATTTATTGCAAAGGAGAATTAGGTAGCAATGGATATTATTCAAGAGCTGGAAAGCAGAGGGCTGATCTACCAATCAACAGATAAAGAAGAGCTCACAAAGCGTCTTCAACAAGGTAAGCTCACACTGTATACGGGCTTTGACCCAACTGCTGATAGCTTACATATTGGGCACCTACTTCCCATTCTCACCTTACGCCGTTTTCAACAGGCAGGTCATCAACCAATAGCCCTTGTAGGTGGGGGCACAGGTATGATTGGTGATCCGAGCGGTCGTTCTACAGAGCGTTCATTGAACACAGAAGAGGTTGTAAAAGGCTATTCTGACAAACTAAAAAGCCAATTAGAACGTTTTTTAGATTTTGATCGTGATGGTAATCCAGCGATCATGGCTAACAACTATGATTGGTTAGGGCAGCTGACTCTAATTGAATTCCTACGTGATATTGGGAAACATTTTTCGATTAATTATATGCTCGCAAAGGATTCTGTAAGTGCGCGTTTGGAAAACGGAATCTCTTTCACTGAGTTTAGCTATATGATTATGCAAGCGTACGATTTCTGGAAATTAAACCAAACTCATAATTGTGAATTGCAAATGGGTGGTAGTGACCAGTGGGGAAATATCACAGCTGGTACAGAATTCATTCGACGTGCGAACCAGAATGATGAAAATCAGACGGAAGCTAAAAAAGTATTTGGTTTGACGCTCCCATTGGTTCTTAAGAGCGATGGTACCAAATTTGGTAAAACAGCAGGTGGAGCAGTATGGTTAGATGCTAGCAAGACCTCTCCATATAAATTCTATCAATTCTGGTTGAATACTGATGATCGTGATGTTGTGAAGTTCTTAAAATACTTTACGTTCCTAAGCATGGAAGAGTTGAATGCGTTAGAAAATGCTGTAGCTACTGAACCAGAAAAACGTGAAGCACAACGTACCTTGGCTCGTGAAGTAACCAGTTTGGTTCATGGGGAAGCAGCAATGAAACGTGCGGAAGAAATCTCTGTTTCTTTGTTTAACGGGGGACTAAAAGAGCTAACCCCAGCTGAAATTGCTGATAGCTTTAGCGATGTGCCATCTACTACTCTAGAGGATGGAGAGCTAACAATGGTAGATGTACTTGTCCAAGTAGGCGCAGCTAAATCTAAACGTGAATCTCGCGAATATCTGAACAACAATGCCATTACGGTAAATGATGTTCGCTTCACTGATTTAGAAACTAAACTAGCTGATATCGAGCGTCTGGGCGGTCAATACTTGGTCATTCGCCGCGGTAAGAAAAACTACTACCTCGTTGAATACAAAGGATAGAAACTGCTTTTTTGACCTCCTTACCCGAGGGCAAGCGTAGGGCTGTTGTCGATTATGACAACAGCCCTTTCTTAAAATGAGTAAAAGTTAGATTAAAATCAATATTCTACGTACTATAGCATTTACTTTGTAAAAATGTAGGTACATCCCGTGCTCATTTTTACACCAGAAAAAAGGCTTGGTCAGAGTAGTTTCTCTTTCCAGGCCTTTGATTTGTTCTATAACTTAAAAGCTTTCATTAATAACGACTTCACTAAGAGGCAAGCGACCAGTAGGATGGGCAGGAGTGCTGGCTTTTCCCAGTGTAAGCATCATGACCGGGTAATAGCGCTCTGGAATGTTGCATTCTTTCACAATACCATCACGATCAATTCCACCCATTGGGCATGTATCATAGCCTTTTGCTTTTGCTGCAAGCATTAATTGCATGGAAGCAAGAGAGGCATTCAAAATAGCTTCCTTTATACCAATCTCAGCGTTGCTTGCATAAGCGCCTTCTACTTGGTTAACCATGATATCAAACACTTGTTGGTTGATTAAACCATCCTGTAGAGCTTTTCCGTAGATATCGCGAACAGCTAGATCTGCTTTAACATCACCTAGAACGATAATGACCGCAGAAGCATCTACTACTTGTTGTTGATTATAAGCAAGTGGGAGCAACTTTTCTTTTTTCTCTTGATTTGTAACCACTAGGAAACGCCAATGTTGCAGGTTCCAAGAGGAAGGAGCGGATGCAGCTAGTTCCAGAATTTCATTAAGCTCGGAACGGGGAATTTCCACACCAGTTTCGTATTTGCGAACACTATGACGTGCTTTCATTACCTCAACAAGTGTTTCAAATGTTGCCGTATTCATAGGAAAATCTCTCCAATCATTAAATGAAGTAGGATAACTGTAACATAAATCGAAGTTACTTACAATAATATAGTGTGCTTCGGAGGTTTTTTGATTGTTTATTCATCTACTGGTTATATTGTAACCGTAAAGTGCACAAAGTAAATGTTACGATATGACTCAATCAATTAAAAAGCTTTCAATAACTATTCTGTTCTAAGAAATAATAATAGGAAAAAAGTCCTGTTTATCATATAGGTAGATGAAAAATCAGTAAGACAAAAGTTAGATTTTTCAAAAATAGAATAACAAAGTGTGATTTGTAACGTCTAGTAATTAGGGGAACAGGCAAGTGATTGGTGACAAGTATTTACATGATGTATAGCTTAGATTCAGGTAGGATGGATAATGCTTATATGTACTCACAGAAAAGAAGAAACATTGCTCTAAATTGAGGGGAGATTGAGGTGAACGTTTGTTGACAAAGAAAAAATGGATACAGGCGCTTTCTGGTATGCTTCTACTTACATGTTTAGCCCCGTCTCATCATGTGAAAGGGGTAGATCAACAGCAAGGCTTACACGCAACCTATACAGAACAGCGTACGAATCAGTATAATTTACAGAAAAAACAAATAATGTTCCCCAACCAAGATCGTTATTGGATCGAACGAATACAATCTAAACCAGGCGCAAAGCAAACCAAGCAAAAGATTTCCTTGTTTATTCCCGGAACGCGCGGAGAATTCCGCTATCTTGCAAGCAATGGGGCCGTACCCAAATGGACGAAAACAACTTTACAGGGAAACTTACCTGTACATACCGGGTATATTATGACAGATCAGTATTCAATCATTTTAAGTAAACCGCACATTTATATACCTAGGACACATAATTCCATCGAGGTTGTACCTAAAAATATGAATCAAATTAAGATAATTGCGAAAAAGACATATGGCGGCTACAACGTGAGTATTGAAATGCCTGTTGAATCTCATATGTATGGAGAAGTTTGGGCATTGGAATCTTTTCAACCATTAATTGACTGGAATACACCAAATATGGAGCTAATCTGGCGAAGTATTGATTTTGAAGACCGTCTACGCTGGAGCTGGGATGGTTTTTATGACCGGACACCAACTACATATGTTCCAACAGGACCCAATTATTTCTGGCGTAATCCAGATAACTATTTTGCTACCTCTTTTGTGATTACGGAAGGAAGTAGGGCAGCACAGGATCTTGGCTGGATGATGCTCCACACAATTTTGCCAAATCAAAATGCTAAGGGGTACTGGCCGACAGCTCCTAAATCAACATGGTTATGGGATGATTACCAAATCGATGCCGGATTTTATGACACACGATTTAATACTGATATTGCATTTTTATTACTAAAAGCGTACCAGTCTTATCATGATGAACGCTTTTTACAAGCAAGTATGCGGTATGCAGAGTTTTTCTTACAGCATAGTAAGCAAAATCATTTCCAGATTGAGCGAGATGGTCAAGTAGGCATATTGGTAAGTGATTATTCTCATGAAAAGCCACATCAAATAACTCATACCTCCTTGAACCATCAATTACAAGAGATAAATTATTTGTATGAGCTATATATCCAGACTAAAGATGATCGCTTCAAAGAACTTGCAGAGAAAATGCTCTGGGGGATTAAACTGACGAGGGATGCTTGGGTCATGCCAGATTCTAACTTACATTATGCGTATATGCCAGATGGTACGATGGGGCTCAAAGATTACCCATACTTAACGTATAATGACCTAGTTGTCGTTCAAAGGGTTCTTCTAATTATACAAGGTTGGGAAGATCCAGATTTAGCTTATCTGATGCAGATGAAAAAACAATGGATGGATGCAAATAATGTAACAGGCTATAGAAAATAATAAGCATCTGTAAGGTAAGCGTAGGAATCATGAATAGCGTTGTGAGAAGCGGAATGAAAACTGAAAAATATGGTGCGAAGCAAGGGCGTAGGCTCTTGCTTTTTTTTTTGTATTTTTTTGTTCTAACAAATAAAAGACGAAATGCTTATTTGGGGATGATGACCAAATGAGGAGCACTTCGTCAGTGTTTCGTGTGTTTGTTCATTTTTTCCTCCATCTATCATGGGCAGCTCGTTCATTTTTTAGAGAATAGAGTTTTGTTACTTATTAAGCATATTGCCAAAGGAGGCTGGGTGAGAAAAATGGGTTTGAGTGAATTTTTCTTTTTTGCATCTGCAGGATGTAGGTATCGAGAGTTTGACTTAGGTGAATAACCGAGTGATCTAAAAAGC
This is a stretch of genomic DNA from Brevibacillus laterosporus DSM 25. It encodes these proteins:
- a CDS encoding response regulator; translated protein: MFRVIIIEDDPMVQELHRLFIQQVEGFTVIGVASNGSEGLSMIKELQPDLAIMDIFMPSQNGIETIKQLRSGDNPVEIIVITAAKDMETIQTMIRHGAFDYIMKPFKFERIKQALDNFRKYAKQTGEQSTMSQSELDSLLFGQTTRQEHQQQELPKGLNTLTMQQIKQFMVEQKQSMSAEEVAEHVGLARVTARRYLEHLERIQMVERDVQYGGVGRPVNRYLIKK
- the tyrS gene encoding tyrosine--tRNA ligase, translated to MDIIQELESRGLIYQSTDKEELTKRLQQGKLTLYTGFDPTADSLHIGHLLPILTLRRFQQAGHQPIALVGGGTGMIGDPSGRSTERSLNTEEVVKGYSDKLKSQLERFLDFDRDGNPAIMANNYDWLGQLTLIEFLRDIGKHFSINYMLAKDSVSARLENGISFTEFSYMIMQAYDFWKLNQTHNCELQMGGSDQWGNITAGTEFIRRANQNDENQTEAKKVFGLTLPLVLKSDGTKFGKTAGGAVWLDASKTSPYKFYQFWLNTDDRDVVKFLKYFTFLSMEELNALENAVATEPEKREAQRTLAREVTSLVHGEAAMKRAEEISVSLFNGGLKELTPAEIADSFSDVPSTTLEDGELTMVDVLVQVGAAKSKRESREYLNNNAITVNDVRFTDLETKLADIERLGGQYLVIRRGKKNYYLVEYKG
- a CDS encoding nitroreductase family protein, producing MNTATFETLVEVMKARHSVRKYETGVEIPRSELNEILELAASAPSSWNLQHWRFLVVTNQEKKEKLLPLAYNQQQVVDASAVIIVLGDVKADLAVRDIYGKALQDGLINQQVFDIMVNQVEGAYASNAEIGIKEAILNASLASMQLMLAAKAKGYDTCPMGGIDRDGIVKECNIPERYYPVMMLTLGKASTPAHPTGRLPLSEVVINESF
- a CDS encoding D-glucuronyl C5-epimerase family protein gives rise to the protein MTKKKWIQALSGMLLLTCLAPSHHVKGVDQQQGLHATYTEQRTNQYNLQKKQIMFPNQDRYWIERIQSKPGAKQTKQKISLFIPGTRGEFRYLASNGAVPKWTKTTLQGNLPVHTGYIMTDQYSIILSKPHIYIPRTHNSIEVVPKNMNQIKIIAKKTYGGYNVSIEMPVESHMYGEVWALESFQPLIDWNTPNMELIWRSIDFEDRLRWSWDGFYDRTPTTYVPTGPNYFWRNPDNYFATSFVITEGSRAAQDLGWMMLHTILPNQNAKGYWPTAPKSTWLWDDYQIDAGFYDTRFNTDIAFLLLKAYQSYHDERFLQASMRYAEFFLQHSKQNHFQIERDGQVGILVSDYSHEKPHQITHTSLNHQLQEINYLYELYIQTKDDRFKELAEKMLWGIKLTRDAWVMPDSNLHYAYMPDGTMGLKDYPYLTYNDLVVVQRVLLIIQGWEDPDLAYLMQMKKQWMDANNVTGYRK
- a CDS encoding aspartyl-phosphate phosphatase Spo0E family protein; this translates as MEPKQLKIRTDIPEPVEDEIELQKVINQLKNELVQLVSEKGSFLDHSVIHLSQTLDTYILQMQKRKIHSNPFFSPSLLWQYA